The Cyanobium sp. Tous-M-B4 DNA window GAGCTTACGGAGAAGCCCAGATTGCAACCCAGGGCAAACTGAAGATTCTCTCCAGGCCATATGGCACGGATTCGCTTATCTTCTTTTCTGTGCCTATTGATTACGCTGCAGCTTGCTGCAGATTCATCATTCATCACTGCAATGATCTCCCATTGGAGCTTGTTCACTGCTTTTCGCACACTTCTTATGCAGCTATCAGTTTCTCTGGCATCCCCATATACAGGAATGACAATGCTCACGCATTTTTGACCCCGATCCATCAGTTTGAGCGCTTCCCAGTTGATGGCGGAGTCATTCTTCTCGCAGAAACGTGCTGCCATTAACGGGCTGCTTATTTCAGGTGACAATGCTTCAAGGCTGTTTAGCTGAGCACCATCCACGGCTAGGCGTGGTCCTAGTGCGATCGTTCTCCAGTTCTCCTGCTCCAGCTTTTCGGAACTCCCATCGAACCTCTCACTGCAATTGATCGCTATTCGCTTCCATAGCTCTCCTGTAAGGTCGTCGATGGCAGGAAGACAGCCTAATCGAGTCTTTAACTCGTTGATGGAAATACCCACTTCGTACCTAGCCTCCCCGTCACTTCTATCTTCCACAAGTACGGCCGCTCCCCAGATTAGTTTGTAGAGCATGCCTATAATAACTAGTGGCATCGATACCCCTTGGAGGATTAAGCAGTCTGCCGGGTTGTTGCCAATCTTTTCCAGTCCCCACCTTATCAAGTCATTGTGATTTGATGGTATTGTTAATTCGACTATGCTGATGTTGGCGTATTGATCCTTGAATGCTTCGGTCACCCGATGAGTTGGTTTGCCTGGGAAGTCTTCGGCTGCAATAATGAGCATGGTTTCCTGCTGCGCTTCGCGGATGACCCGTTGCCTCAATCGCAGGTAATCACCCCGCTCCGTGTTCAGTGCGCGTGCAATTGAAAGACTGGCTTCTGGTATATGTGTGAGTATCGATAGATTCCTGATGATGGCTTTTTGGCAGGCGCGCTCTAGTTCGGACACACTTGTGGTTTCCATGGCATGGTTGCGGGTATTGAGCTTGGACCTCTTTAAGGATGTGACCCATCGAGTTCCTTTGATGAACTTTAATAATGCTCCATAATTGGCATGACCAGTTCTTATACCCTTAGGGTGAACCGTATGCAAGTGGTCACGAGCTTTAATTCTGCCG harbors:
- a CDS encoding glycosyltransferase, producing METTSVSELERACQKAIIRNLSILTHIPEASLSIARALNTERGDYLRLRQRVIREAQQETMLIIAAEDFPGKPTHRVTEAFKDQYANISIVELTIPSNHNDLIRWGLEKIGNNPADCLILQGVSMPLVIIGMLYKLIWGAAVLVEDRSDGEARYEVGISINELKTRLGCLPAIDDLTGELWKRIAINCSERFDGSSEKLEQENWRTIALGPRLAVDGAQLNSLEALSPEISSPLMAARFCEKNDSAINWEALKLMDRGQKCVSIVIPVYGDARETDSCIRSVRKAVNKLQWEIIAVMNDESAASCSVINRHRKEDKRIRAIWPGENLQFALGCNLGFSVSSGTWLVVLNNDCQVKSGWLDELIAPLENPRIAATQPRLLKLDGSVQSLGVVFNYSQTLGYPLYAGQPSSLLCTQKDHFLQALTGACMAVRAEDFASIRGFDCRYINSQEDIDLCLRLLRLPQRAACLSMGGIDVLHGESRAPGRFSHSRWSRHQFVRRWAYRIESDDAQIYSADSVIINGFSPDHPDLEQAGIGAGRARIQSPPFEGKS